Proteins encoded in a region of the Planococcus citri chromosome 1, ihPlaCitr1.1, whole genome shotgun sequence genome:
- the LOC135831607 gene encoding uncharacterized protein LOC135831607 yields MNNITPKLSTSRRNPTKTTFKPLQDLKFAFTQQSHATSVKGQVSNELPVIKTDSTKKRDLRTQTLSYTDVIDRTLKINLKIAQIHDEVSLIDLKILESSNKFQNSNSQHDKFAKSFEDFLTKQYETVSDSLIELEKTENQSAQLKQELQNLRRQITEKSLKIYELEDIWRKYSTSRNFLRHLSRLLSNDKSYTGKFENPNESNASQIDELLEIFKNIGPTDEKFDDNNFKHVTAEKMLQFLSKLKQQNLKILRYKLHYEKFKNIFHCANEFLENNFRANFNEIEKNSRISREKSQKVVVELVMKEKQLENLKRNIHMMQRNPSLHNFIEQLYEKCVKMPALEKSHLEMVKHIENYCHLLLCTLNSFDHVTIQKAIQLTKV; encoded by the coding sequence ATGAATAACATCACACCAAAACTTTCAACATCGCGTCGTAACCCGACAAAAACAACTTTCAAACCACTCCAAGATCTCAAATTCGCCTTCACTCAGCAAAGTCACGCGACAAGCGTTAAAGGCCAAGTCTCGAACGAATTACCAGTCATAAAAACTGACTCGACAAAAAAACGCGATCTTCGAACGCAAACATTAAGTTACACCGATGTGATCGACCGAACATTGAAAATAAACTTAAAAATAGCTCAAATTCACGACGAAGTCTCattaatcgatttaaaaatccTCGAGAGTTcaaacaaattccaaaattccaacTCGCAGCACGACAAGTTCGCCAAATCATTCGAGGATTTCCTCACCAAACAATACGAGACGGTGAGTGACTCTTTGATTGAGctggaaaaaactgaaaatcaatcCGCGCAATTGAAACAAGAATTACAAAACCTTCGTCGtcaaattacagaaaaatcgttgaaaatctACGAATTGGAAGATATTTGGAGAAAATATTCAACAAGTCGTAATTTTCTTCGACATTTATCTCGTTTGTTGAGTAATGATAAATCATATActggtaaatttgaaaacccgAATGAATCTAACGCGTCTCAGATAGACGAATTGttagagattttcaaaaatatcggtCCAacggatgaaaaatttgatgacaatAACTTCAAACATGTCACAGCTGAgaaaatgttgcaatttttatcgaaattgaaacaacaaaatttgaaaattttacgttaCAAGTtgcattatgaaaaattcaagaatatttTCCACTGTGCCAATGAATTCTTGGAGAATAATTTCAGGGcgaattttaacgaaattgaaaaaaatagccgtatttcgagagaaaaatctcaaaaagttgTTGTAGAATTGGTCATGAAGGAAAAACAATTGGAGAATTTGAAGAGGAATATTCACATGATGCAACGAAATCCCTCGTTACATAATTTCATTGAACAACTTTatgaaaaatgtgtcaaaatgccGGCTTTGGAAAAATCTCATTTGGAAATGGTTAAGCATATCGAGAATTATTGTCATTTGTTGCTATGTACGCTCAATTCTTTCGATCATGTAACTATACAAAAAGCTATACAACTGACAAAAGTATGA
- the LOC135831606 gene encoding transcriptional repressor CTCFL-like, which produces MNDNDVDNATENVVAVGDQTIKVEVLVPDGDGSHESITDIQNYLQTFNKEIQTIQTESTQADVEPQPNVGNEGNTFFVTDTGEYFYQTDAVNAQVVTVVSDDKEDQTAGTVAIESQKNSSQKDITSDENKMVSKLNEMTSHIISGEETFQTVTIVPTETNPGEVSYVLIVQQPDEGEKEKEEVEEGDDQDITVYDFDDAEDPSASGTVDSADEDDKSKIMKIVTKKSQSVSQAHMCNYCDYTSPKKYLLSRHMKSHSEERPHKCSVCDRGFKTMASLQNHVNTHTGTKPHQCKYCSSAFTTSGELVRHVRYKHTHEKPHKCSICDYASVELSKMRNHMRCHTGERPYQCQHCTYASPDSFKLKRHLRIHTGERPYECDICHSRFTQSNSLKAHRLIHSDDSDKPVFKCDLCPATCGRKTDLRIHVQKLHTSDRLFNCRRCGKNFPDRYTFKMHNKSHDGEKCWKCDLCPYASVSHRHLESHMLIHTDQKPFRCSLCDQCFRQKQLLKRHVNLYHDPSYVPPPPKEKTHECPECKRAFRHKGNLIRHMCMHDPDSEAIHTANALKVGRQKKIQVVNGEELKIVSSEEDIIMKDEFIESDAKLLKNELGNQLIEGADGQHYVVLEVIQLQGGDGEQAVAVVSEGDFNGSLSIDSANASQYITSDYEPEETHEGKTTIKVVKNSVDSSTDVQNCFGFDEEEEDMEN; this is translated from the exons ATGAATGATAACGACGTTGATAATG CCACAGAAAACGTAGTCGCTGTGGGCGATCAAACCATCAAAGTTGAAGTTTTGGTTCCTGATGGTGATGGCTCACATGAAAGCATCACAGATATACAAAACTATCTGCAAACTTTCAATAAAGAAATTCAAACTATTCAGACGGAATCCACCCAGGCTG ATGTCGAGCCGCAGCCCAACGTTGGCAATGAAGGAAATACATtctttgtgacagacactggaGAATACTTTTATCAAACCGATGCTGTGAATGCGCAAGTTGTAACCGTCGTCAGCG ACGACAAAGAAGATCAGACCGCAGGAACAGTAGCTATTGAAAGTCAGAAAAACTCTAGTCAGAAGGATATCACTAGTGATGAAAATAAA ATGGTGAGTAAATTGAACGAAATGACAAGTCATATTATTTCGGGAGAAGAAACTTTCCAAACAGTTACCATTGTACCGACTGAAACGAATCCTGGAGAAGTGAGCTATGTTTTAATAGTTCAACAACCAGACGAGGGTGAAAAGGAGAAAGAAGAAGTGGAGGAAGGCGACGACCAAGACATAACGGTTTATGATTTTGATGACGCCGAAGATCCTTCAGCCAGCGGCACTGTA GATTCTGCTGACGAAGACGATAAATCGAAGATCATGAAAATAGTCACTAAAAAATCTCAAAGCGTATCACAAGCCCATATGTGTAATTATTGTGACTATACCAGCCCGAAAAA GTATCTTTTGTCCAGACACATGAAATCTCATTCTGAAGAGCGGCCGCATAAATGTAGCGTGTGCGATCGTGGATTTAAAACTATGGCTTCGTTACAAAATCACGTAAATACGCATACGGGTACCAAACCTCATCAATGTAAATATTGCAGCAGCGCTTTTACAACGTCTG gTGAACTCGTACGTCACGTTCGTTACAAGCATACCCATGAAAAACCACATAAGTGTTCGATTTGTGATTACGCGAGCGTTGAATTGAGTAAAATGAGGAATCATATGAGATGTCATACAGGAGAACGCCCTTATCAG tgtCAACATTGTACGTACGCTAGTCCGGATTCATTTAAATTGAAACGCCATTTACGTATTCACACCGGGGAACGACCCTACGAATGTGACATTTGTCACTCAAGATTTACTCAGTCCAATAGTCTTAAAGCTCATAGATTGATTCATAGCg ACGATAGTGATAAGCCTGTGTTCAAATGCGATTTATGTCCAGCCACTTGCGGCCGTAAAACGGATTTACGTATTCATGTTCAGAAATTACACACTTCTGATCGCCTATTTAACTGCCGTAGATGCGGGAAGAATTTCCCCGATAGATATACTTTTAAA ATGCACAATAAAAGCCACGACGGAGAAAAATGCTGGAAATGTGACCTATGTCCTTACGCTTCGGTATCTCATAGACATCTAGAATCACACATGTTAATTCATACGGATCAAAAACCATTCCGTTGTTCATTATGTGATCAA TGTTTTAGACAAAAACAACTTCTAAAACGTCACGTTAACTTGTACCACGATCCCAGTTACGTTCCTCCGCCACCTAAAGAGAAAACTCACGAATGTCCCGAATGTAAACGCGCTTTCCGTCACAAGGGTAATCTGATTCGTCACATGTGCATGCATGATCCAGACTCCGAAGCCATTCACACTGCAAACGCGCTTAAAGTGGGTCGtcaaaagaaaattcaagtCGTAAATGGAGAAGAATTGAAAATCGTCTCGAGTGAAGAAGATATCATCATGAAAGATGAATTTATCGAAAGTGATGCCAAATTATTAAAGAACGAATTAGGAAATCAGCTCATCGAAGGAGCCGATGGGCAGCACTACGTTGTGTTAGAAGTTATTCAATTACAAGGAGGAGATGGTGAACAGGCGGTAGCTGTAGTGTCCGAGGGAGATTTCAATGGTAGTTTGAGCATCGATAGCGCCAATGCTAGTCAATACATTACTTCTGATTACG agcCGGAAGAAACACACGAAGGTAAAACTACGATTAAAGTAGTAAAAAATTCTGTCGACTCGAGCACTGACGtccaaaattgttttggttttgatgaagaagaagaagatatgGAAAATTAA
- the Arl4 gene encoding ADP-ribosylation factor-like protein 4C translates to MGATMGKNSSLLDALPTGQGTLHIVMLGLDSAGKTTALYRLKFDQYLNTVPTIGFNCEKIKGTIGRSKGINFLMWDVGGQEKLRPLWKSYTRCTDGIVFVVDSVDMERMEEAKMELLKTAKSPDNAGVPILVLANKQDLPGAKDSKELEKLLGLHEITGNGSNSHLWHIQAACAITGEGLQEGLDTLYGMIIKRKKLSKQNKKKIR, encoded by the coding sequence ATGGGAGCAACCATGGGGAAAAATTCGTCGTTATTAGACGCGCTGCCCACTGGCCAAGGCACTCTTCACATAGTCATGCTCGGGCTGGACAGCGCCGGCAAGACGACCGCTCTTTACAGACTGAAATTCGACCAATACTTGAACACAGTGCCTACGATAGGTTTcaattgcgaaaaaatcaaGGGTACCATTGGTCGTTCGAAAGGTATAAATTTTCTAATGTGGGATGTCGGCGGCCAAGAGAAACTGCGACCGCTTTGGAAGAGCTACACGAGGTGTACAGATGGTATCGTGTTCGTAGTCGATAGTGTAGATATGGAGCGTATGGAGGAAGCTAAAATGGAGCTTCTGAAAACCGCGAAATCGCCGGATAACGCCGGTGTTCCTATTCTAGTCTTAGCTAATAAACAAGATTTACCGGGCGCCAAAGATTCAAAGGAGTTAGAAAAATTATTAGGATTACACGAGATCACCGGCAATGGCAGCAATAGCCATTTATGGCATATTCAAGCAGCTTGCGCCATCACCGGAGAAGGTCTGCAAGAAGGCTTAGATACATTATACGGTAtgataataaaaagaaaaaaattaagtaaacaaaataaaaagaaaattagaTGA